GAAAAGCGCCTGGCGATGAAGATTCGTCCACTCGACGATGTCGCGATCGACAAGGACGAGCCTTCCTGCGCCCGCGCGCGTAAGAACCTCCGCAACGTGCGTTCCAAGCGCTCCGCACCCGACCACGGCGACGGTCGCCTGCCGCAGCCGCGCCTGCCCCGCGGGGCCGAGCGGCTCGAAGAGCGTCTGGCGCTGGTAGCGGTCGTTCACGCGGACATTGTGGGCAGGATTGAGGATCGAGGATAGAGGATAGAGGATCGCAGGAGGGAGGATTGAGGATTGTGTTTGGCGCGGCCGTGCCGGCGCCCGCCCCGCCCGGGTTTCCCATTTTCTTGTCGCCGGGGACCTGTCGCCTGTAAGCTGTCGTCTTCCAGGGGAGGCGATCGATGAAAGCGGTTCAGGTGGACAGGCTCGGAGGACCGGACGTCCTTCAGATCAAGGATATCGAGCGGCCGGCGCCGGGCGACGACGACGTGCTCGTCAAGGTCGAAGCGGCGGGGGTGAATTTCGCGGACATCCTCATGCGCCGCGGGGAGTACGTGTTCAAACCGCGGCTTCCGTACACGCCGGGTTTGGAGTTCGTCGGGCGCGTCGATACGGTCGGCGGAAACGTCAAACATCTCAAGAAGGGCGACCGCGTCGCGGCGATCGCCCCGCTTGGCGGATACGCCGAATACGCCGTCGCGGCGGCGGCCTCCGCGCTGCCGCTGTCAAGCGGGATCACCGCCAAGTTCGGGTGCGCGCTGCCGATTTCGGGCATGACCGCCTATCACCTGGCGCACACCGTCGTGGATTTGCGCGGCGGCGAGACCGCTGTCGTTTACGCGGCGGCGGGAAGCGTCGGCGCGATCCTGTGCCAGCTTCTGAACCTGCGCGGCGTGCGCGTCATCGCGCTTGTCGGCAGCGAAAAGAAAAAGGCGTTCCTTCGCAGGCTCGACTGCGCGGAGGGCATCATCAATTACACCAAGGAAAACGTCGCCGAACGCGTCCTCGAAATCACGAGCGGGCGCGGCGCGGAGGTGATTTACAACTCCGTCGCCGCGAAAACGGTTCGCGACGATTTCCGCATGGTGTCCGACCTCGGCACGGTCGTCATCTACGGCCAGGCCGGCGGCGCGCCAAGCCCGAAAGAACTTTACGTCTCGCTGATGAAAGAGTTCACGCGAAGCCCCGCGCTGCGTTTGTATTACCTCACCTCGAGCATCCGCGAGCGCCCGCGCGAACATCAGGCCGGCTGGTTCCGCATGCTCGCCCTGGTCGAGAACAAGCACCTGGATATCCCCATCCACGGCATGTATCCACTCGAGGACGCGGCGTACGTTCAGGAAGCCGTGGAAACGCGAAAGACAAGCGGGAAGGTATTGCTCAAACCGTAGGAATTGAAAATTGAAGATCGAAGATTGAAGATTGAAACGACGCGACAGTCGCGCGGAAACGAAGGTCGCTCATCGACAGGCATTGCACATTGCGCCTGTGGCGAAACAGGCACGGACGCTCGTTGCGATTCCGATCTTCAATTTTCGATCTTCATTCTTCAATCAAACGGCTTCGATCTGCTTTTCGATCTCCTCGCCCGTCGCTTCGGATAGCGCCTCCTCGGGCGTGCCGTCGTGGTCGATCAGCCACTGGCCGACCGCGAGGATGGCGTCGTTGGGGGCATTGCGCCCGAAGATGATGTCGCCGTGGCCGTAGTCGGTCGAGCCTTCGGCCTCCTTGTAGACCACGTACGTCTTGTCCTCGCTTCCCATTCGCTCGTACGCGTATTCCACGGCGTAGGGACGCACGAGCAGATCGCCCGGCGAGGCCGCGAGGAAAAATGGCGTGCGGATTTTCGCGAGGCCCTTTTCGTAGCTTTCGCCGTCGCGCGCGCTGATGTCGCGGGTCTTGATCCAGCGCGAAAAGTCGTGCAGCAGCGACGAAGGCGTATCCGCCAGCACGTTCGCGACGACGCGGCGCATTTCCTCGCGATCGAGATTGTCCGGACGGATCATCGGCCGGTGGACGATGCCGGGCATGTTGTGCATGTACGGTACGATGAGCCGCGTGAAAAACTGGTTGTGGATGACGGGAATGAGGCCAAACAGGAAATCAAGCGGCAGCACGCTTCGCAGCCAACTCTTGCGAAGATATCCGAGCGTGGCCGGACTCGCGACCGCGCACGCGCCGGCGATTTTTTCGGCGCACGGACCCTGCGTGATCGCGTAGGCCACCATGCCGCCCATCGAATGTCCGACCCAGTACACCTTGTCCGCGCCGGTTTCGGCGAGCACGCGATTGATGGCCGCCGGCGCGTCACGGCGGACGAAATCCTCGAAGTGCACGTCGTCGCGCCCCGGCGTGCGCGCGTTTTTCGGGCGCGATTGTCCCGAGCCCGACAGCTCCAGGCAAAAGACGTCAAACCCCAGCCGCGCCAGATGACCGGCGACGCTGTTCTTTCCGGGCAGCGCCATGTTGAAGCGGTTGGCCCCAAGTCCGTGGCACGCGATGACCGGATACCGGCGGCGCGCCTCGCCCTCGGGCAGCACGCGGTAGAGAACAACGTGCCGCGTTTGGCTGACGCGTACGTGGTGCGTCTGGGCGGGATACCACTCGACCGCCCAACGCGAGCCCCAGAGGTACAAGCCCCAGACGATGAGGATCGCCAGGATGACGGCGGCTATCATCTTCCCTCCCGTTCACCTGATCGCGGCGCGCGCCAGGGGCGCGCCATTGCGATCGTCACGCCCCGTTGGCCGGCGCCATCCGCGCCGGCATCAGTTCGCGCCGGCCGGCGTCGACTCCGCGGATTTCGGCGCGCCCGCGGCCGGCGGCGGCGACCCGGATTCGCCTTCGGGCCCGTCCTCCGAACCCTCCACGGCATCGCCGCCGTGCGGGCCGGTTTCCGCGCGCGCGCGGCGCAGCGTCTGCACGAAATCGCGCCCGCAACTCATGACGGCGTCGCACTCATCGGCGGCCGCGCCGCAATCGACAAAGGCCTGCGGCAACAAGCCCGCCATGCACGGATCGTAGCACAACAGCTTGCAGCGCTGGACCTTCGCGAACGGTCCCAGGCGGCACTTGGCGGCCTTGGGACACCATTCCGTGCAAAACGTGCGGCAGGAGTCCTCGTTCGCGACGGCCTTCGGCACATCCTTGAGCAATTCGCGCAGCCGCGCGACGCGCGCGCCGGGCGGGGGGCCCGCCGGCGTTTCCCCCGGTTGGCCGGGTTGCATCGGCGTCATGCCGGCACCGCCGTACGCGCCCGAAAGACGATCGAGCGTCTCCGGCGCGGCCGGCGTCGGCGCCGCCGGTTTCGGTTCGGATCGGCTTTTGCACCCCGCGACGGCGATCGCAAGGATCGCGGCGGCGCCAAAAATGACGATGCGGGACAGGTTCGGGCGCGATTTCATGGACGTGACCTCAAGGCGCGATTGCGCCGTCACGTCGCCGCAAATCCTGAGGAAAGTCAAGCGGACACGCGCGGAATTCGCGCGCGGGTTTCGCGTCAATCCCCGCCGGTTTCGGCCGGTGCGATGACGCGTTCGAAATAGCAATCGACGCTCGAGGAGTCGCACCCGGCGCCCTCGTAAAAGACGTCGCTGATGAGCCGGCCCTCGATCGTGCCGGTTTCCTCGTCGACGCGCACGCTGTAGTTCTGGCCTTCGAACTTGGCGCAATCGGCGCCGGTGAGCGGGCTCGTGACAAGCTCGAGCTTGACGATCGTCGTGCCGAAGGTTTCACCCTGGAAAAGTTCGACCTTCTCGCCGCCCTGGCCGGCCTTCTGATAACGCACCCAGCCGACGCGCAGATCGCCGGACTGCTCGATCTCGATGATCCAGTCCTCGAACTCGCCCTCGTTGTCCGGCTGGCAACCGTCGCTCTCGATCGTCATGCGGGCGGGGTAGAGGCCCTCGATATCCTGGCCATAGCTGCGGGGCTTGTCGTCGTCATCGTCATCGCCGCCACCCTGGCAGCCGGCGATCGCGACGAACGCGAGCGTGAGGAAGACGGCGAGGGTCGCCGGGAAAAGACGTGCGCGCATGCGTTCCTCCGCTTCGCGCGCCCGGCGCGCGGGCACGCGGATAGCGATTGTGGTGCGTCTGACATTAAAGATTCGTTTGCTTTCATTGTCAACATTTGGTGGGCCAGACGCACATTGACTACCGGATATGGTGGCGAATGCGTCGATGGACAAAATGGACATGATGGACCGAATGGACTTGACGCGTTGACGAACGGGCATTCGCTCCGGATGTTCGCTCTTCCCGATCGGCCGCGTCTTCGTTAAAACTACGCTCACGCTTATGCCGGCTCCCAACACCTCGCGCGCCTGGATCGAAATCCGCGACGACCGACGCCGCGTGGTAACACTTGCTTTATCCGCGGAGGGCGTCACGGTCGGCGGCGGATCGAATGCGGACATCACCTTGCCCGAACTTTCCGAACGCACGCTCGTGCGCGCGCAGCCGGGCGACGGCGCGGTGGAGCTGACGCTGCTGGCCGGCCCCGACGAGCGGTGGGGAAAATTCGTATCCGCCTCGGCGGGCGAACGCGTGACGCTCGGCCCGTATGCACTTTTGATCGGCGCGCCGAAAAAGACGAAGAAGGATCCCACGCGCGAGCTTGTGCTGCGCGCGGGCGGCGACGCGCTTGTCGTCAACGCGCCCTACCTCGTCGTGCGCGCGCCGGAAAACGGCCCCGAGCGCCGCGTCGAGATCCCCGAAGGCGGGCTCGTGATCGGCAAGAATCCCGAATGCGATCTCGTGCTGACGGACACGTACGTCTCCGGGCGGCACGCCATGATCGAGGCTCGCGCGGGACGCCTGACGCTGCGCGATCTCGCCAGCCGCAACGGCACCTTCCTCGATGGCGCGCGCGTCGAGGCGTCGGAGATCGGCCAAGGGCAGGAGATCGTCCTCGGGCGCACGTCGATTCGCGTCGCGTCCGAGCGCACGGAAGAGGCCATCGAGCCCGCGCCGCCGATCCCGGGCCTCGCCGGTGAATCCGCGACGATGCGCCGCGTGGCCGCCGTGGCCCGCCGCGTCGCCGCGACCGACGTCACCGTCTTGCTGACCGGCGAAACCGGCACGGGCAAGGAGGTCGTCGCGCGCGCGATCCATCGCCTGTCCCCGCGCGCCGACGGGCCGTTCATCCCCGTCAACTGCGGCGCGATCCCGAAGGAGCTGATCGAAAGCGAGCTATTCGGCCACGTGCGCGGCGCGTTCTCCGGCGCGAACGCGGACCGCAAGGGGCTCTTTCCACTGGCGGCCGGCGGCACGATTTTTCTCGACGAGATCGGCGAACTTCCGCCGGACGCGCAGACGCGATTGCTGCGCGTGCTCGACGACGGCCACGTGCGCCCGCTTGGCGCCGAACGCGAAATCTTCTGCGACGCACGCGTCGTCGCCGCGACAAACCGCGACCTCTCGATCCTCGCGGGCGACGGCAAGTTTCGCGAGGACCTTCTCTATCGCCTGCGCATGATCGAGATCGCGCTGCCGCCGCTGCGCGAGCGCGGGGAGGACATTCCCGCGATCGCGCGGCATCTGCTCGAGCGCGAGGCCGCCGCGCTTGGGCGATCGAATCCCGGATTCACGAGTGAAGCGCTCGCGCGCCTTCGCGCATATGACTTTCCCGGCAACGTGCGCGAGATGCGCGCCGCGCTCGTGCACGCCCTCGTGATGACGGACGTCGGACCGATCGACGCGGCCGACCTCGTCTTCGTCCGCGGCGCCGCCGCACCCCGCGATCCGGACCGCACCGAACAGAGCCGCGCCGAACAGAGCCGCGACCGTCAGGGAGCGGGTGGCCCCGCACGCGCCGGGACGGAACTCAATCCTCAATCCTCAATCCTCGATCCTCCCTCTCCCCTCGAATCCGCCGAACGTGACGCCATCCTCCGCGCGCTCGCGCACGCGCCCACGCGCAAGGCCGCGGCGCGGACGCTCGGCATCGCGCCCTCGACGCTCTACCAGAAAATCCGGAAGTACGGCCTCGAGGACCGCTGACGCGTGTCCCACTTTCGACCGGACGAGCGAGGTCGAAGGTGTGCGTCGTCGAGCCTTGATGGACGTCGCCGCGCCGCGCTTATCGTCGCCGCCATCGTCTTCGTCCTCGCCCTCGCGCTGCGCCTTTGGATCGCGGTCGAGGCGCGCTGGTGGCCGATCGCCGACGCGCACGCCTATCACGTGCTCGCCGCGAACCTCGTCACGCACGGCGAATACACCGACGGCGCGCAGTCCGACGACGGGCGCGCGAGTTCACAGAACGAGCGCCGCGTCACGCGGGCGTACCGCGCGCCGGGGTATCCGCTTTTCGTCGCGGCGATCTATTCCGCGTTCGGCGCCGGCAATCACCCCGCGGTGTTCATCGCGAACGCGATGCTCGAATCGCTCGCGATGGCGCTGCTGTTTCTCGTCGCGCGGCGGCTGTGGCCGGATCGCCAGGGCGCCGCGGCGATCGCGCTCGCGCTGTTCGCACCGTATGTGGCCTGGACGCCGAACGCGATGTCCGAAAGCCTTTTCGTCGCACTCGTCATGGCGACGCTCGCGCTCGTCACGATGCCGCGGGAGCTGACGCGCATCGAAACCATCGGCGCCGCGCTCGTCATCCTCGCGGCGTTCGTGGTGCGTCCGGTGGGGATTGTCTTGGTGATTGTCGTTTTATTCTCACCGCCCTTCGGCTTCGCTCAGGGTAAACTCCGACGCGAAGAAGAAGCGAAGAGCGCAAATTCACCGCGAAGACGCGAAGGACGCGAAGAAAAAGGAAAAAATCTTTGCGTTCTTTGCGTCTTCGCGGTGAAAAAATATTCCATCGCCCTCCTTGCGCTCCTCTTCATCGCCCTCTACCTCGTCGCGTGGGGCGAGCGGAATCGCGCCGTTCTTGGTGAACGCTTCTATTCGACAACGAACTTCGGCTGGCACAACGCGCCGTCGTTCGGCGTCAGCCGCGCGGATTCGCCGTGCGCGCAAATCGACGGCGAGATCGCGCGAGACGCCTGCTACCGCGACGCCATCAAGGCGAACGTGACGCGCAAACCGCTGCTTGCCGCGTGGGTGTACGCGACGCGCGTCGCGCAACTATTCGATCCCGCGCCGACGTACGAGGTCTGGGCGATCCACCAGCGACGGACGTTCGCGGTCGATCCGCGCGACCCGACGAAACAGAAAGCGGCGGGCGCCGTTTATCGCGCGCTGACATCGTTCACGCCGTATCTCTGGGTGCTCTACGGGCTCGGCTTCGCCGGCCTCGCGCTCGGCACGGCGCGTGGTTTCTTACGACGCTCGACCGCGTCGCACTCCCACTCTTGTCATTCTGAGCGAGCCCCTTGTCATTCTGAGCGAAGCGAAGAATCTCCCGCGCGCGTTTGTCATTCTGAGCGAAGCGAAGAATCTCCCGCGCGCGTTTGTCATTCTGAGCGAAGCGAAGAATCTCCCGCGCGCGTTTGTCATTCTGAGCGAAGCGAAGAATCTCGCCTCGCGCCGCCACCCCTCTTCATCCCCGCGTTCGTCATCGCGTACGCGCTCCTGCACGGCGTCGTCTCCGACGGCAACGCGCGCTTCGCCGCACCTCTCGTTCCGTTTTTTTGTTTGGGAATCGCGTGGCTGTTGGCGGGAGGGTGGCGGCCTGGGAGCGCAGGCGTCCCGCCTGCTTCGTAGCCACCCGCTCCCTTACGGTCGCGGCTCTGACGCCGCGAGGAGCTTAATTCGCCGCGGCTTTTTCCGCTTCGGTCTTGACCTGTTTGCGGACGGTCGCGCGGCGCAGCGCGAGTTGGGCGCGGTCGATGTCGATCGCGTTGTCGATCGCGAGGCGCGCGAGACGATCCTCGGCGCGTTTTTGGGCGACGGCCGCGCGGTCGATGTCGATCTCCTCCACCGGCTCGCAGACCTCGGCGAGGATGCGGACGTGGCGGTGGCCGATCTCCGCGTAGCCGCCGGCGACGAAATAATACGTCGCGCGCGCCTCGTTGAAGACACGCAGCGCGCCGACCGACAACAGCGCGAAGACGTAGTCGTG
This sequence is a window from bacterium. Protein-coding genes within it:
- a CDS encoding glycosyltransferase family 39 protein; translation: MSHFRPDERGRRCASSSLDGRRRAALIVAAIVFVLALALRLWIAVEARWWPIADAHAYHVLAANLVTHGEYTDGAQSDDGRASSQNERRVTRAYRAPGYPLFVAAIYSAFGAGNHPAVFIANAMLESLAMALLFLVARRLWPDRQGAAAIALALFAPYVAWTPNAMSESLFVALVMATLALVTMPRELTRIETIGAALVILAAFVVRPVGIVLVIVVLFSPPFGFAQGKLRREEEAKSANSPRRREGREEKGKNLCVLCVFAVKKYSIALLALLFIALYLVAWGERNRAVLGERFYSTTNFGWHNAPSFGVSRADSPCAQIDGEIARDACYRDAIKANVTRKPLLAAWVYATRVAQLFDPAPTYEVWAIHQRRTFAVDPRDPTKQKAAGAVYRALTSFTPYLWVLYGLGFAGLALGTARGFLRRSTASHSHSCHSERAPCHSERSEESPARVCHSERSEESPARVCHSERSEESPARVCHSERSEESRLAPPPLFIPAFVIAYALLHGVVSDGNARFAAPLVPFFCLGIAWLLAGGWRPGSAGVPPAS
- a CDS encoding zinc-binding dehydrogenase, with the protein product MKAVQVDRLGGPDVLQIKDIERPAPGDDDVLVKVEAAGVNFADILMRRGEYVFKPRLPYTPGLEFVGRVDTVGGNVKHLKKGDRVAAIAPLGGYAEYAVAAAASALPLSSGITAKFGCALPISGMTAYHLAHTVVDLRGGETAVVYAAAGSVGAILCQLLNLRGVRVIALVGSEKKKAFLRRLDCAEGIINYTKENVAERVLEITSGRGAEVIYNSVAAKTVRDDFRMVSDLGTVVIYGQAGGAPSPKELYVSLMKEFTRSPALRLYYLTSSIRERPREHQAGWFRMLALVENKHLDIPIHGMYPLEDAAYVQEAVETRKTSGKVLLKP
- a CDS encoding lysophospholipase; protein product: MIAAVILAILIVWGLYLWGSRWAVEWYPAQTHHVRVSQTRHVVLYRVLPEGEARRRYPVIACHGLGANRFNMALPGKNSVAGHLARLGFDVFCLELSGSGQSRPKNARTPGRDDVHFEDFVRRDAPAAINRVLAETGADKVYWVGHSMGGMVAYAITQGPCAEKIAGACAVASPATLGYLRKSWLRSVLPLDFLFGLIPVIHNQFFTRLIVPYMHNMPGIVHRPMIRPDNLDREEMRRVVANVLADTPSSLLHDFSRWIKTRDISARDGESYEKGLAKIRTPFFLAASPGDLLVRPYAVEYAYERMGSEDKTYVVYKEAEGSTDYGHGDIIFGRNAPNDAILAVGQWLIDHDGTPEEALSEATGEEIEKQIEAV
- the atpC gene encoding ATP synthase F1 subunit epsilon; the encoded protein is MAQPATEKLQVTIVTPLRELAAGEADLVQLPAFDGEMGVLPGHDYVFALLSVGALRVFNEARATYYFVAGGYAEIGHRHVRILAEVCEPVEEIDIDRAAVAQKRAEDRLARLAIDNAIDIDRAQLALRRATVRKQVKTEAEKAAAN
- a CDS encoding sigma 54-interacting transcriptional regulator; this translates as MPAPNTSRAWIEIRDDRRRVVTLALSAEGVTVGGGSNADITLPELSERTLVRAQPGDGAVELTLLAGPDERWGKFVSASAGERVTLGPYALLIGAPKKTKKDPTRELVLRAGGDALVVNAPYLVVRAPENGPERRVEIPEGGLVIGKNPECDLVLTDTYVSGRHAMIEARAGRLTLRDLASRNGTFLDGARVEASEIGQGQEIVLGRTSIRVASERTEEAIEPAPPIPGLAGESATMRRVAAVARRVAATDVTVLLTGETGTGKEVVARAIHRLSPRADGPFIPVNCGAIPKELIESELFGHVRGAFSGANADRKGLFPLAAGGTIFLDEIGELPPDAQTRLLRVLDDGHVRPLGAEREIFCDARVVAATNRDLSILAGDGKFREDLLYRLRMIEIALPPLRERGEDIPAIARHLLEREAAALGRSNPGFTSEALARLRAYDFPGNVREMRAALVHALVMTDVGPIDAADLVFVRGAAAPRDPDRTEQSRAEQSRDRQGAGGPARAGTELNPQSSILDPPSPLESAERDAILRALAHAPTRKAAARTLGIAPSTLYQKIRKYGLEDR